From a region of the Torulaspora globosa chromosome 7, complete sequence genome:
- the URA6 gene encoding bifunctional uridylate/adenylate kinase (ancestral locus Anc_2.667) — MLKNIGSNFKRVRIPLNRPAQSFLTCKPNSSGRIASWLCRGYSNNAEPKTKESGKKTPKPSGKLLLLLGALAVGSTVVSLSYQKTDPAEFLEEAPEEVKKEYKKPKQPAFSPDQVSVVFVLGGPGAGKGTQCAKLVNDYHFVHLSAGDLLRAEREREGSKYGELISHYIKEGLIVPQEVTVALLKQAITENFEKGSTKFLVDGFPRKMDQAITFEQEIVPSKFVLFFDCPEKVMLERLLERGKTSGRDDDNIESIKKRFRTFIETSMPVVEYFDKQAKVVRVGCDHPVDEVYRNVQTAVEQKVGKN, encoded by the coding sequence ATGCTTAAAAATATTGGTTCAAATTTCAAGAGAGTCAGAATTCCTCTCAACCGGCCGGCTCAGTCTTTCCTGACCTGCAAACCAAATAGCAGCGGACGCATTGCATCTTGGCTCTGTCGTGGATATTCAAACAATGCTGAGCCAAAGACGAAGGAAAGCGGTAAGAAGACCCCTAAACCAAGTGGAAAGCTTCTATTGCTGCTTGGAGCGCTCGCTGTTGGATCAACCGTTGTATCGCTGTCATACCAAAAAACAGATCCAGCAGAGTTCTTAGAAGAGGCCCCGGAAGAGGTTAAAAAAGAGTACAAGAAGCCTAAACAGCCAGCTTTCTCGCCTGACCAAGTTTCCGTTGTCTTCGTTCTCGGCGGTCCGGGAGCTGGTAAAGGAACTCAGTGCGCCAAGCTAGTGAACGATTACCACTTTGTCCATTTGTCTGCCGGTGACCTGTTGCGAGCAGAAAGAGAGCGTGAGGGCTCCAAATATGGTGAATTGATTAGCCATTATATCAAGGAAGGTCTGATCGTTCCCCAAGAAGTTACAGTTGCGCTCTTAAAGCAGGCTATCACCGAGAACTTCGAGAAGGGTAGTACTAAGTTTTTGGTGGATGGTTTCCCAAGAAAGATGGACCAGGCAATTACTTTTGAGCAGGAGATTGTCCCCAGTAAATTCGTCCTGTTTTTTGATTGCCCCGAGAAAGTCATGCTCGAGAGGCTACTAGAACGTGGTAAGACCAGCGGGAGAGATGACGACAACATTGAgtcgatcaagaaaagattcagaaCGTTTATCGAAACTAGTATGCCAGTTGTTGAGTATTTTGATAAGCAGGCGAAAGTCGTAAGAGTGGGCTGCGACCACCCAGTTGATGAGGTTTACAGAAACGTGCAGACCGCTGTCGAGCAAAAAGTCGGCAAAAACTGA